Proteins found in one Hypericibacter terrae genomic segment:
- a CDS encoding P-II family nitrogen regulator: MKYVIAIIQPHRLEDVRDALVGLDIAAFTASEVRRFGDSEEHTEFYRAAEFNVGFLPKTKIEFAVSDALADRAVKALRDAATTGSIGDGRIYVLDLAQTVQIKSGKIDADVAAL, from the coding sequence ATGAAATATGTCATCGCCATCATCCAGCCGCATCGGCTGGAGGACGTCCGGGACGCGCTGGTCGGGCTCGACATCGCGGCCTTCACCGCCAGCGAGGTGCGCCGGTTCGGAGACAGCGAGGAACATACCGAGTTCTATCGCGCCGCCGAATTCAATGTCGGCTTCCTGCCCAAGACCAAGATCGAATTCGCGGTCTCGGACGCGCTCGCCGACCGGGCCGTGAAGGCGCTTCGGGATGCGGCCACCACGGGGAGCATCGGCGACGGCCGGATCTATGTCCTCGACCTGGCCCAGACGGTGCAGATCAAGAGCGGCAAGATCGACGCCGACGTCGCGGCGCTGTAG
- a CDS encoding ammonium transporter: protein MGLGRRLPATEGVLDYAGGTVVHINAGVAGLVAAIVIGKRLRYGSEHFPPHSLALSVVGAALLWVGWFGFNAGSALAADGRAGMAMAVTQIAAAGAALSWMVVEWILRGKPSGLGLISGAVGGLVAITPAAGYVGSASGLAIGLTAGAACYWGANGLKRRLKYDDSLDAFGIHGIGGIVGAILTGVFATAAIGGTPGLVEGNVDQLLKQLWGAAATIGYCAVVTWVILFAIGKTIGLRVDAKTETVGLDISLHGQRAYEM from the coding sequence TTGGGTCTGGGGCGGCGGCTTCCTGCGACCGAGGGCGTGCTCGACTATGCCGGCGGCACCGTGGTCCATATCAATGCCGGCGTCGCGGGTCTCGTGGCGGCGATCGTCATCGGCAAGCGCCTGCGCTACGGCAGCGAGCATTTTCCGCCGCACAGCCTGGCGCTGTCGGTCGTCGGCGCCGCCCTGCTCTGGGTCGGCTGGTTCGGCTTCAATGCGGGCTCGGCGCTCGCCGCCGACGGACGCGCCGGCATGGCGATGGCGGTCACGCAGATCGCCGCCGCCGGTGCCGCTTTGTCCTGGATGGTCGTCGAGTGGATCCTGCGCGGCAAGCCCAGCGGCCTCGGCTTGATCTCGGGCGCGGTGGGCGGGCTGGTGGCGATCACGCCCGCGGCCGGCTATGTCGGCTCCGCCAGCGGCCTCGCGATCGGACTGACCGCCGGAGCCGCCTGCTATTGGGGGGCGAACGGGCTCAAGCGCCGGCTCAAATATGACGATTCGCTGGATGCCTTCGGCATTCACGGCATCGGCGGGATCGTCGGTGCCATCCTCACCGGCGTCTTCGCCACCGCCGCGATCGGCGGGACGCCGGGCCTGGTCGAAGGCAATGTCGATCAGCTGCTGAAGCAGCTCTGGGGCGCGGCCGCTACCATCGGCTATTGCGCGGTCGTCACCTGGGTCATTCTGTTCGCGATCGGCAAGACGATCGGCTTGCGCGTCGACGCGAAGACCGAGACGGTCGGCCTGGATATTTCGCTGCACGGCCAGCGCGCCTACGAGATGTGA
- a CDS encoding glycosyl hydrolase 108 family protein codes for MLDEILSLEGGFSDNLYDSGGATNYGVTQRTLDGWQAKNGGLNVTGIPENVRDLTVGQARKLLQDTSYDDYQLNRIKDYDVARHIFDMFINTKPGSVRDFVYGAIDDVMRRQSLYDEHHAPLTDLPSKRVGPQGIERINWLVDHGFKTALQDALVDRRRAYAEKQPNYGKFPGLLPRIERFRPPNHPPEGWYD; via the coding sequence ATGCTCGACGAAATCTTGAGCCTTGAAGGTGGCTTCTCAGACAATCTCTACGATTCGGGCGGCGCCACCAACTATGGGGTTACACAACGAACGCTCGATGGCTGGCAGGCCAAGAACGGCGGCCTCAACGTTACAGGAATCCCCGAAAATGTCCGCGATCTCACAGTCGGACAGGCCAGAAAGCTGCTTCAGGATACTTCTTATGACGACTATCAGCTCAATCGCATCAAAGACTACGACGTCGCTCGTCATATCTTCGATATGTTCATCAATACAAAACCCGGCTCTGTCCGCGATTTCGTCTATGGCGCCATCGACGATGTGATGCGTCGTCAAAGCCTCTATGACGAACACCATGCACCGCTGACGGATTTACCTAGCAAGCGCGTGGGCCCGCAAGGCATTGAGCGCATCAACTGGCTCGTCGATCACGGCTTCAAAACCGCCCTGCAAGACGCATTGGTTGATCGTCGTCGAGCTTATGCAGAGAAGCAGCCGAACTACGGCAAATTCCCCGGGCTTCTGCCTCGCATCGAGCGATTTCGACCGCCTAATCATCCACCGGAAGGTTGGTATGACTGA
- a CDS encoding SMP-30/gluconolactonase/LRE family protein, translating to MTAPASEWQIVSQTRDKLGESALWHPGEQALYWIDFYGPTLHRRDPASGQQRDWIIAGHDSIGSVAFCADGLFLLALENGVYRFDQRTGELALFGDPNQGRPAIGYNDAKVDRQGRYWVGTLDAREKLPRGIFYCAHSAGDWRIGDSGFVVSNGPTFSPKGDRLYFSDSMGGRILAYALDPATGMLGEAEEFHRFAPEDGFPDGLTVDSQGQIWCALYGGGKVARFGADGKLQEELALPVPNVTSCCLGGPALRTLYVTTGHTADKPAQDLGGALFAREVTTPGLPEPLFKPAER from the coding sequence ATGACAGCGCCCGCGTCGGAATGGCAGATCGTCTCGCAGACCCGCGACAAGCTGGGCGAGAGCGCGCTGTGGCATCCTGGGGAGCAGGCGCTCTATTGGATCGATTTCTACGGGCCGACCCTCCATCGCCGCGACCCCGCCTCGGGCCAGCAGCGCGACTGGATCATTGCCGGCCATGACTCGATCGGCTCGGTCGCGTTCTGCGCCGACGGGCTCTTCCTGCTGGCGCTCGAGAACGGCGTCTATCGCTTCGATCAGCGGACCGGCGAGCTCGCCCTCTTCGGCGACCCCAACCAGGGCCGCCCCGCCATCGGCTATAACGACGCCAAGGTCGACCGGCAGGGGCGCTATTGGGTCGGCACGCTCGACGCCAGGGAGAAGCTGCCGCGCGGCATCTTCTATTGCGCCCACTCGGCCGGCGACTGGCGCATCGGCGACAGCGGCTTCGTTGTCTCGAACGGCCCGACCTTCAGCCCGAAGGGCGACCGCCTCTATTTCAGCGACAGCATGGGCGGCCGCATACTGGCCTATGCGCTGGATCCGGCCACCGGAATGCTCGGCGAAGCCGAGGAGTTCCATCGCTTCGCGCCCGAGGACGGCTTTCCCGACGGCCTCACGGTCGACAGCCAAGGCCAGATCTGGTGCGCGCTCTATGGCGGCGGCAAGGTGGCGCGCTTCGGCGCGGACGGGAAGCTCCAGGAGGAACTCGCGCTCCCCGTCCCCAATGTGACGAGCTGTTGCCTCGGCGGACCGGCCCTGCGGACGCTCTATGTCACCACCGGCCATACCGCGGATAAGCCCGCGCAAGATCTCGGCGGCGCGCTCTTCGCGCGTGAGGTGACGACGCCCGGATTGCCGGAGCCGCTGTTCAAGCCGGCGGAGCGGTAA
- a CDS encoding ABC transporter ATP-binding protein yields the protein MTSDVAVRLKGVSKSFGPVAAVHPLDLEIRRGDFLAILGPSGCGKTTLLRMIGGFVEPSSGRIEVDGQDVTDLGPERRPTNMVFQGYGLFPHMNVRQNVGYGLKLRKLPADDVARRVAKAMALVRLEDYGERSATELSGGQQQRVALARALVMEPRVLLLDEPLAALDLKLRQAMQEELRRIHRAIGGTFVFVTHDQGEALALANRIAVMNAGRVEQLGAPEEIYFAPASRFVAGFIGEANLLKAKRSGGRIGAECGVEFASPGTDGQVAIVIRPEAVKPLTEASGADLSVTGVIEEVVFLGTHNKYVLALPGGEKLTAQDRPQARRIEVGQSLCVGWAQAEQRVLEDRPGAA from the coding sequence GTGACCAGCGACGTCGCGGTGCGCCTCAAGGGCGTCAGCAAGAGCTTCGGACCGGTCGCGGCCGTGCATCCGCTCGACCTCGAAATCCGGCGCGGCGACTTCCTCGCCATCCTCGGCCCGTCGGGCTGCGGCAAGACCACGCTCCTGCGCATGATCGGCGGCTTCGTCGAGCCCAGCAGCGGCCGCATCGAGGTCGACGGGCAGGATGTCACCGACCTGGGCCCCGAGCGCCGCCCGACCAACATGGTGTTCCAGGGCTATGGCCTGTTCCCGCATATGAATGTGCGCCAGAACGTCGGCTATGGGCTCAAGCTCAGGAAGCTGCCGGCCGACGACGTCGCTCGGCGCGTGGCCAAGGCGATGGCGCTGGTGCGGCTCGAGGACTATGGCGAGCGGTCGGCGACCGAGCTCTCGGGCGGACAGCAGCAGCGCGTGGCGCTCGCCCGCGCCCTCGTCATGGAGCCGCGCGTGCTGCTGCTGGACGAGCCGCTGGCGGCGCTGGATCTCAAGCTGCGCCAGGCGATGCAGGAGGAACTGCGCCGCATCCATCGCGCGATCGGCGGCACCTTCGTGTTCGTGACCCACGACCAGGGCGAGGCCCTGGCGCTCGCCAACCGGATCGCGGTCATGAATGCCGGCCGGGTCGAGCAGCTGGGCGCGCCCGAGGAGATCTATTTCGCACCGGCCAGCCGCTTCGTCGCGGGCTTCATCGGCGAGGCCAACCTGCTGAAAGCCAAACGCAGCGGCGGTCGGATCGGGGCCGAATGCGGCGTCGAGTTCGCCTCGCCCGGCACCGACGGCCAGGTCGCGATCGTGATCCGCCCCGAGGCGGTGAAGCCGCTGACAGAGGCCAGTGGCGCCGATCTCTCGGTCACGGGCGTGATCGAGGAGGTCGTGTTCCTCGGGACCCACAACAAATATGTGCTGGCGCTCCCTGGCGGCGAGAAGCTGACCGCGCAGGACCGCCCGCAGGCCCGACGCATCGAGGTCGGGCAGAGCTTGTGCGTCGGCTGGGCCCAGGCCGAGCAGCGGGTGCTCGAGGATCGTCCCGGCGCCGCTTGA
- a CDS encoding aldose epimerase family protein, producing the protein MAADTWHLEWPRGALEVQPRGGMIGPLRFRLANGRELSIFAVAPWSDEPVPVQAPAIPGHLERLRGAFPCLPFGMASEPRELAPSWHGLPFAEQADPPHGFCANEDWRMVATSDATLSLRYDYPDGHAIASIRQEIRPDPTAPALDIAIEVIARRPVRLPFGQHFILRLKENIELEPPDFAFGLTYPAIVEPGLMLTAPRREFAALTAVPASGGGKIDLTRLRLERPFEDVVQLCGMRGPVTAIDRAAQAGVRIEWDRTALPSCLLWMSNKGLSDYPWRRRFTGFGIEPLAAAFDFSTEVSNAANRIAERGIATAIAFTPERAWRTRFRVEGYSL; encoded by the coding sequence ATGGCAGCCGACACCTGGCACCTGGAGTGGCCGCGGGGCGCGCTGGAGGTTCAGCCGCGGGGCGGCATGATCGGACCGCTGCGCTTCAGGCTCGCGAACGGCCGCGAGCTCTCGATCTTCGCGGTGGCGCCCTGGTCCGATGAGCCGGTGCCGGTGCAGGCGCCCGCGATACCGGGTCATCTCGAGCGGCTGCGCGGCGCCTTTCCCTGCCTGCCCTTCGGGATGGCGAGCGAACCGCGCGAGCTCGCGCCGTCCTGGCACGGGCTGCCCTTCGCCGAACAAGCGGACCCGCCCCACGGATTCTGCGCCAACGAGGACTGGCGCATGGTGGCGACTTCGGATGCGACCCTGTCGCTGCGCTACGATTATCCGGATGGCCACGCGATTGCGTCGATCCGCCAGGAGATCCGTCCCGATCCGACGGCGCCGGCCCTGGACATCGCGATCGAAGTGATCGCGCGGCGCCCGGTGCGCCTCCCTTTCGGCCAGCATTTCATCCTGCGGCTCAAGGAGAACATCGAACTGGAGCCGCCCGATTTCGCGTTCGGCCTGACCTATCCCGCGATCGTCGAGCCGGGCTTGATGCTGACGGCCCCGCGACGCGAGTTCGCCGCGCTGACCGCCGTTCCGGCCTCAGGCGGCGGAAAGATCGACCTGACACGCCTGCGCCTGGAGCGGCCGTTCGAGGATGTGGTGCAGCTCTGCGGCATGCGGGGACCGGTCACCGCCATCGATCGCGCTGCGCAGGCCGGCGTCCGCATCGAGTGGGATAGGACGGCCCTGCCGTCCTGCCTGCTCTGGATGAGCAACAAAGGCCTCTCCGACTATCCCTGGCGGCGCCGCTTCACCGGCTTCGGCATCGAGCCACTCGCGGCCGCGTTCGATTTCTCGACGGAGGTCTCGAACGCCGCCAATCGGATCGCAGAGCGGGGGATCGCCACGGCGATCGCATTCACGCCGGAGCGGGCATGGCGTACGCGGTTTCGGGTGGAGGGGTACTCACTTTGA
- a CDS encoding SDR family oxidoreductase, with protein sequence MRAICVCPGPIETDMMRQSLEASGDPAATRKVWEAYRALRRVAQPEEVAEAILFAASPRSSFMTGNLIVVDGGGTMGKRV encoded by the coding sequence GTGCGCGCCATCTGCGTCTGCCCTGGCCCGATCGAGACCGACATGATGCGCCAGAGCCTCGAAGCGAGCGGCGATCCCGCCGCGACACGCAAGGTGTGGGAAGCCTATCGCGCGCTCCGCCGCGTCGCGCAGCCCGAGGAGGTCGCCGAGGCGATTCTGTTCGCGGCCTCGCCGCGGTCATCCTTCATGACGGGCAACCTCATCGTGGTCGATGGCGGGGGGACGATGGGGAAGCGGGTGTAA
- a CDS encoding ATP-binding protein, producing the protein MRKRDYRQELWNQRHAQYVDGRRRASYKKKKSRRRAELLAQAPEASRKPVHLPGVPKQRYRVTIPLPADLSLARNYEEVMSAVNQMRESAVRRQRGYVDFRPVRSLGPGAALVLTAELDRWRRLRRLRMSPLDLDEWDINVLAQLDEMGLFEVLDSWQPKAVPRVAVGYQFIRFRAGVKVAGALAREVRLALEEVGAEIRNRAALFGGLTEAMANVLHHAYPHGEKYVATPIQNQWWMSGAYNSANAQLSVQFFDQGVGIPTTLPRKHPAERIKGVLSSLGLPDDDASRIKAAMLLGRSRTSEPHRGGGLSDIKAFVEATGKGRLRILSGRGQYIYDTQSGETLLTHREPLGGTLIEWEVATTSENPSS; encoded by the coding sequence ATGCGGAAACGCGATTATCGCCAAGAGCTTTGGAATCAGCGCCACGCACAGTATGTCGATGGCCGTCGCCGCGCCTCGTATAAGAAGAAGAAAAGTCGGCGACGCGCTGAGTTGTTAGCCCAAGCGCCGGAAGCCAGTCGCAAGCCTGTCCATTTACCGGGGGTACCCAAGCAACGCTATCGCGTCACTATTCCGCTGCCCGCTGATCTGAGCCTTGCCAGGAATTATGAAGAAGTAATGTCCGCTGTTAATCAGATGCGTGAATCCGCAGTCCGCCGACAGCGAGGATACGTCGATTTTCGCCCAGTGCGTTCATTAGGTCCAGGAGCAGCGTTGGTGCTCACGGCCGAACTAGATCGATGGCGTCGCCTGCGGCGTTTGCGCATGTCACCACTTGATCTTGATGAATGGGATATAAACGTACTAGCTCAATTGGACGAGATGGGATTGTTTGAGGTTCTTGATAGCTGGCAGCCGAAAGCTGTTCCTCGTGTAGCCGTTGGCTATCAATTCATTCGCTTTCGAGCCGGAGTAAAGGTCGCGGGAGCATTGGCACGTGAGGTCCGTTTAGCCCTGGAAGAAGTTGGCGCAGAAATTCGAAACCGTGCAGCTTTATTTGGAGGCCTGACGGAGGCGATGGCAAATGTGCTGCATCACGCCTATCCGCACGGTGAAAAGTATGTGGCAACTCCGATCCAGAACCAGTGGTGGATGAGTGGCGCTTATAACTCCGCAAACGCTCAATTGTCGGTTCAGTTCTTCGATCAGGGCGTGGGTATTCCCACAACGCTTCCGCGGAAACACCCGGCGGAGCGGATTAAAGGCGTATTGTCCAGCCTGGGCCTGCCAGATGACGATGCTTCACGTATTAAAGCAGCGATGTTGCTCGGACGTTCACGGACTTCCGAGCCGCATCGCGGGGGAGGCCTTTCTGACATTAAGGCTTTTGTTGAAGCCACCGGCAAAGGAAGGCTTCGGATATTGAGCGGCCGGGGACAGTACATATATGATACCCAGTCTGGAGAAACCCTACTCACTCATCGGGAGCCACTTGGTGGGACCTTGATTGAGTGGGAGGTTGCGACGACATCTGAAAATCCTTCGAGTTGA
- a CDS encoding STAS-like domain-containing protein: MHDIAIARDFSEVPAGRFERDGPFSGEAFRERHLKPALSAGQAVVNLDGTEGYGSSFLEEAFGGLVRRGYFSASELHKRLKIVSRDQALVDEVWEYIDRAKNPSAN; the protein is encoded by the coding sequence ATGCACGATATCGCAATCGCCCGAGATTTCTCTGAAGTTCCCGCAGGGCGGTTCGAGCGCGATGGACCGTTCTCAGGTGAAGCCTTTCGCGAACGTCATTTAAAACCCGCATTAAGTGCCGGCCAAGCAGTAGTAAACTTGGACGGAACAGAGGGTTATGGTTCCTCGTTCCTTGAGGAGGCTTTCGGCGGGTTGGTACGTCGCGGCTATTTTTCAGCGAGCGAGCTTCACAAACGTCTTAAAATTGTTAGCCGCGACCAGGCCCTTGTGGATGAGGTCTGGGAATACATTGATCGGGCTAAAAATCCATCGGCAAATTGA
- a CDS encoding SDR family NAD(P)-dependent oxidoreductase yields the protein MEFSSKRVLVTGSTRGLGRAAARLFLERGAEVVVHGHDGNGVARAVTGLTKDFPGRVQGFPADLSDRAACRRLAQQAGAVDVLVNNAGVFLEGAIPDVDLKLWQRSFAINVTAPWILARALLGPLRERRGVIVNISSDAGILGYPGISTYCATKGAIIGLTKALAVELAPAVRAICVCPGPIETDMMRQSLAATPDPAATRKVWEAYPALRRVAQPEEVAEAILFAASPRSSFMTGNLIVIDGGVTMGKRV from the coding sequence ATGGAATTCTCCAGCAAGCGCGTCCTCGTCACCGGCTCCACCCGCGGCCTCGGCCGTGCCGCGGCACGGCTCTTCCTCGAGCGTGGCGCCGAGGTCGTGGTCCATGGCCATGACGGCAATGGCGTGGCCCGCGCCGTCACCGGCCTCACCAAGGATTTTCCCGGCCGCGTCCAGGGCTTCCCCGCCGATCTCAGCGATCGCGCCGCCTGCCGCCGCCTCGCGCAGCAGGCGGGTGCCGTGGATGTGCTGGTCAACAATGCCGGCGTGTTCCTCGAGGGCGCCATTCCCGACGTCGATCTCAAGCTCTGGCAGCGCAGCTTCGCCATCAATGTGACGGCGCCCTGGATCCTCGCCCGCGCCCTGCTCGGGCCCTTGCGCGAGCGGCGCGGCGTCATCGTCAATATCAGCTCCGACGCGGGCATCCTCGGCTATCCCGGCATCTCGACCTATTGCGCCACCAAGGGCGCCATCATCGGCCTGACCAAGGCGCTGGCGGTCGAGTTGGCGCCGGCGGTGCGCGCGATCTGCGTATGCCCCGGCCCGATCGAGACCGACATGATGCGCCAGAGCCTCGCGGCCACGCCCGATCCTGCGGCGACGCGAAAAGTCTGGGAAGCCTACCCGGCGCTGCGCCGCGTCGCGCAGCCGGAGGAGGTCGCCGAGGCAATCCTGTTCGCGGCCTCGCCGCGCTCGTCCTTCATGACGGGGAACCTGATCGTGATCGATGGCGGGGTGACGATGGGGAAGCGGGTGTAG
- a CDS encoding SDR family NAD(P)-dependent oxidoreductase gives MQIDYSGKAALVTGAGRGLGLAIARALHQAGASVAINDRTAEAVDAAIAKLGGGDRLAAAPADLAQPGGPEAAVGQAVKRFGRLDLLVNNAAVNIERPIEETDDAHWDLHLDVVLRASFFTVKAALPSLKAAKGSVINIASELGLHAIANNVAYVTAKHGVVSMTRALGLELAKEGVRVNAICPGTMDTELLRDCANDSPDPAAYYRTFTAYHPMGRIASPEEIADFVLCVGSPATGFMTGAALAIDGGSSAGRQ, from the coding sequence ATGCAGATCGACTATTCGGGCAAGGCGGCGCTGGTGACCGGCGCCGGACGCGGGCTCGGCCTCGCCATCGCGCGGGCCCTGCATCAGGCCGGCGCCAGCGTTGCGATCAACGACCGCACGGCCGAGGCCGTCGACGCGGCGATCGCGAAGCTCGGCGGCGGCGACCGCCTGGCGGCCGCCCCCGCCGACCTGGCCCAGCCGGGCGGGCCCGAGGCGGCGGTCGGACAGGCGGTCAAACGCTTCGGCCGGCTCGATCTTCTGGTGAACAATGCCGCGGTCAATATCGAGCGCCCGATCGAAGAGACCGACGACGCTCATTGGGACCTGCATCTCGACGTGGTGTTGCGGGCGAGCTTCTTCACGGTGAAGGCGGCCCTGCCCTCGCTCAAGGCCGCCAAGGGCAGCGTCATCAACATCGCCTCCGAGCTGGGACTCCATGCCATCGCCAACAATGTCGCCTATGTCACGGCCAAGCATGGCGTGGTCTCGATGACCCGCGCGCTGGGGCTCGAGCTCGCCAAGGAAGGCGTGCGGGTCAATGCGATCTGCCCGGGCACGATGGACACGGAGCTGCTGCGCGACTGCGCCAACGACAGCCCGGACCCGGCGGCCTATTACCGGACCTTCACGGCCTATCATCCGATGGGGCGGATCGCCTCGCCCGAGGAGATCGCCGATTTCGTGCTCTGCGTCGGCTCGCCGGCCACGGGCTTCATGACCGGGGCTGCCCTCGCCATCGATGGCGGCAGCAGCGCCGGACGGCAGTGA
- a CDS encoding ABC transporter permease, protein MMRAQQVSDLAWRGLILLISGFMALPLLLVVLFSFNQSALTSLPLTGLTLDWYRRLFAKDAFWPALENSLLVGFAAALLAIVTGTLAALALSRYKPRRAGLLINILSVPMMMPALIIGVSLMSYFVRFLDVPLGLWTVVLGHVVIAQPFVVLILYARLASFDWSAVDSARDLGASPLQAFFTVTLPIIQPTIVGAGLIALSISLDDFVIAFFTIGAGNTLPTLVWGLVRTSLDPTINAIATLLLALSIGSTILALRLSRYRG, encoded by the coding sequence ATGATGCGGGCGCAGCAGGTCTCCGATCTCGCCTGGCGCGGGCTGATCCTCCTGATCTCCGGATTCATGGCGCTGCCGCTGCTGCTCGTGGTGCTGTTCAGCTTCAACCAGTCGGCCCTCACCAGCCTGCCCCTCACCGGCCTCACCCTCGACTGGTACCGCAGGCTCTTCGCCAAGGACGCTTTCTGGCCGGCGCTCGAGAACAGCCTGCTGGTGGGCTTCGCCGCCGCCCTCCTCGCCATCGTCACCGGCACGCTCGCGGCCCTCGCCCTCTCGCGCTACAAGCCGCGGCGGGCGGGCCTCCTCATCAACATCCTCAGCGTCCCGATGATGATGCCGGCCCTCATCATCGGCGTCTCGCTGATGAGCTATTTCGTGCGCTTCCTGGATGTGCCGCTGGGGCTCTGGACCGTGGTGCTGGGCCATGTGGTCATCGCCCAGCCCTTCGTGGTGCTGATCCTCTATGCGCGGCTTGCCAGCTTCGACTGGAGCGCCGTCGACAGCGCGCGCGACCTGGGCGCCTCGCCGCTGCAAGCCTTTTTCACCGTCACGCTCCCCATCATTCAGCCCACCATCGTCGGCGCCGGGTTGATCGCACTCTCGATCTCGCTCGACGATTTCGTCATCGCCTTCTTCACCATCGGCGCCGGCAACACGCTCCCGACCCTGGTCTGGGGGCTGGTCAGGACCTCGCTCGACCCGACCATCAACGCCATCGCCACCTTGCTCTTGGCGCTCAGCATCGGTTCGACCATTCTGGCGCTGCGCTTAAGTCGTTATCGGGGATAG
- a CDS encoding ABC transporter permease, with amino-acid sequence MGRKHWPLLPAGFLYAGVFVAPLLFFFVISFWSVKSRILRPDFTFKNYVATWVQYWDSMANTMAVALMIAAVTTLLAFGFAYAVRFKVGKLEGPLLFLALITLFGGYLVKIYAWKSILGRDGILNQALMELGLVDQPVDALLYNTNAVIITLTYFLLPFAILPIYGNLRAINPATIEAARDLGARRWAVMRDVILPQCEKGIVIAFTLAFLISAGDYVTPRFVGGGAAMMGHFIELQFSLGFNWPQGSAMSFSAMLLSLAIVLVLRAGFRRSLRP; translated from the coding sequence ATGGGACGAAAGCATTGGCCCCTGCTGCCGGCCGGTTTCCTTTATGCGGGGGTGTTCGTCGCCCCGCTGCTGTTCTTCTTCGTGATCAGCTTCTGGTCGGTCAAGTCGCGCATCCTGCGGCCCGACTTCACCTTCAAGAATTACGTCGCCACCTGGGTCCAATATTGGGACTCCATGGCCAACACCATGGCGGTGGCCCTCATGATCGCCGCGGTCACGACCTTGCTCGCCTTCGGCTTCGCCTATGCGGTCCGCTTCAAGGTGGGAAAGCTCGAGGGGCCGCTGCTGTTCCTGGCCCTCATCACCCTCTTCGGCGGCTATCTGGTGAAGATCTATGCCTGGAAGAGCATCCTGGGGCGCGACGGCATCCTCAACCAGGCGCTGATGGAGCTGGGGCTGGTCGATCAGCCGGTCGATGCGCTGCTCTACAACACCAACGCCGTCATCATCACCCTCACCTATTTCCTGCTGCCCTTCGCGATCCTGCCGATCTACGGGAACTTGCGCGCCATCAATCCCGCCACCATCGAGGCCGCGCGCGATCTGGGCGCCAGGCGCTGGGCGGTGATGCGCGACGTGATCCTGCCGCAATGCGAGAAGGGCATCGTCATCGCCTTTACCCTCGCCTTCCTGATCTCCGCCGGCGACTATGTGACGCCGCGCTTCGTCGGCGGCGGGGCGGCGATGATGGGTCATTTCATCGAGCTGCAATTCTCGCTGGGCTTCAACTGGCCGCAAGGCAGCGCCATGTCCTTCTCGGCCATGCTGCTGTCGCTGGCGATCGTGCTGGTCCTGCGCGCGGGCTTCCGGCGGAGCCTGCGGCCATGA